CGAGGTCGGCGAGCCCGCCGAGCAGTGGGCAGCAGTCCTCGCTCGTCGGCACGCCGAGGTTGAGCTTTAGCAGGTTGAGTACGTTGCCGCACGCCTTCAGCTTCAGTGTATTGATCGAGCAGGTGCCGCTGCTGCTTCCGGTCGTCGGAGGGGTCGGGACCGGGACGACCGGCGGGGGCACGGCGATCGGCGGGGCTGGCATTGGGACGGCCGGTGTGTTGCCGCAGTACGACCCGCAGCCATGCGTGGCTGCCACGAGGACCAGGTTCAGGGCGAGGAAGAGGCGACCTTGGACGGGGCCATTGCTATGTTAATGAGGCAAGAAGCCAGCTAGAGTGTACTGGCTAGGCTTGTGGCTGAGGTAGTTGGGCTTGCTAGCTTGTGATGCTTTTTTTGGTTTGCATGGGGCGGTATTTATATGCTTCTATATATTCCCTCCGAtctcaaatataagtctttttagagattccaacaagtgattacgtacagagcaaaatgagtgagaatatgcacttcaaaatatgtctacaCACATtcatatgttgtagtccatttaaaatgtctaaaaagacttatatttaggaacggagggagtagtgtgcATAGTGCAACAAGTGCAAGCACGTCATGATATATCGAGTTTGACTCTTGCCGTAATTTGCGAAAAATATGTACAACCACTAGTGTACCATTATTGGAGCTTAATTTGTTTGCTAACGAGCAAAAACCATAGACCTGCGTCATGAGGTATGTTTGATGGGTTTGCAAATTTAGCTGTAATCTTGAGGGCATACGTAGGATAGGAGAAAGGAATATATATGCATGGCAGCG
The Triticum aestivum cultivar Chinese Spring unplaced genomic scaffold, IWGSC CS RefSeq v2.1 scaffold86434, whole genome shotgun sequence DNA segment above includes these coding regions:
- the LOC123177530 gene encoding cortical cell-delineating protein-like, producing MTLKLSNGPVQGRLFLALNLVLVAATHGCGSYCGNTPAVPMPAPPIAVPPPVVPVPTPPTTGSSSGTCSINTLKLKACGNVLNLLKLNLGVPTSEDCCPLLGGLADLDAAVCLYTAIKANVLGIKLNVPVDLVLLLNQCGKTCPADFTCPS